The genomic region TTTAAGAGTAATGATTCATAAGAACGTGCCTCTCATTACTATTAGATTCTCTATCTAGAAGTAATCACATCTTATGTAAGGTTTACTAAAAAGAAGtagaatttgatttttaaaaaggtTGCTCATCTTAAATTTTACTCTAGAGTTTCCACACTTGACGATAAAATAACATACTATTTAGATTAGATTCTAGAGGAAACTCTATGATTAAATACACTTTATGTAACGTAAATTaagataataataaattaaaaaaatgaatatcACATAActcttaaattaaataggtttGAACTAGAATAAACTAAAACTGTTAGTCTTCCAAATATTTAACCCTTATAAACATAcctaaatacaatataaaaatttaaacaatgataCAACAAAACATACTAACTATAAACCATTCAAAACATCACAAAAATGCTAAACATAGTGTTCATATCAtaaaaaataagattaaaaaatttgTTGAAAGCTATAACTTAAAATTTTATTTCTTTCTATGTTTTATGTTTCTAACTTTAATTCTATATGAATTCTAAAGATATGATTTTAATCTTGTATAAATTCTAAAGATGTGATTATACATTCATCAACTTCTTTTTTCCTATTAATAtgtataatattatttataaatgAAATCTGCACTTATTCATCAAAGTTTTGTTTTTTAAACATGATACAATGAAAACACTACAAGTAGTGAATGCTATAATATAACATATTGACAAACTTTTGCACCCATGCATATTGACAAACTTTTGCACCCAAAAAACTTACTTGCTGAGACCCACGAGCCACACGCTTAACTGCAACTGGATACTTGGTCCCAGGCAACAACCCGTAGTACACTCCTCCAAACCCGCCTTGACCTAACTTGTCACTGAACCCTTTAGTGGCAGCACAAAGTTCCTTATAACTAAATCGTCGAGGACCCGACGCAAGACACTCATTAATCTCCACATCAATATCCTCCCCACACAGATCCTCCCTCCACCACTTCCTATACAAAACCCAACATAAGAGCCCAAGAACGCCCAAAACACCAACAAACACCACCAACACCAACAACCCAATTTTAATAGAACCTCCATTTCGCTTACCCACTGGCGGTGCCAAATCCGAGATGTTGAACTCCCAAGAGATCACATTGTGAATCTCCGTGGACTCACCCGTCGAGGCCGAGAAGCCCACCATCACCCACTCCGGCAAAAGGGTCTTCAAATCCATGTCGTAATAGATGGTGGACGTTTCATTCTTTTGCCCATCATACGACAGAAAAACTGAAACCCGCCCGGCCCGATAGTCAATCCAAGCGTCCCCCTTCCGCCTAGACTTGAGCCCGCCCGTACCCCGCCACGGACTCGTGACCACGGACCGAATGGAATTCACATCAATACCGACGTGGTCCCATTCGGAATCCCACTCATTCATAAACGTGTCGAACTCCACGGCCACGATCTGGTTGGAGGAGTTCCCCTCGGTGGCCGGGTCGAGGAGCCCGAGGTACCCCTCCGTGCTGTTGGGCGGGAGGTCCGGGACCGGGCGAGAGAGAAAGAAGGTCATTCCTTCACCATATAGGCGGTTGTTGAAGGTTTTGATGATGAATTCGAAGTGGGTCGTGAAGTTTGCTGTGACTCCCGTTGCCGAGTCCCATAGCCGGACCAGGTGCTGGTAAGTTGCTCGACCCGCGCTAATTTTTAGAGACCCGTCGGCCTGGTTTTTGGTTAGCTGGATGACGTTCTGTGAGGCAAAGGCATCGCCCGTGTAGTTTATGTCTTTGGAATTTGGGGAGAATGCTGTCAGATTGAAGTTCAGTGCGGGTGCGTAtggaattagggttagggttatgaggATTGAGAGAATGAAATGAGATGGGAAGGGGAAGCAGTTTGGATTAGCCATTGCAGGAGAATTATCTGCTGCAGGGGAAGACATTATAGTCATCAATGCCGGCCTTCTAGCAGGATTGAAGTTGTGTTGGGGTTTTTTTGAAAGCTGTTGTTCGTTTGTTTTAGTTGTTTGGTTTTGCCTGCTTGTTTCATGGCCGACTGTGAAATGCACCGCGTCTGATTTGTTTGTTTCCTTGGCCAACTGTGAAATGCATCGCGTCTGATTTGTTTGTTTCCTTGGCCAACTGTGAAATGCATCGCGTCTGATTTGTTTGTTACCTTGTTTGCATCGTCTTATGTTTGTTGTTTACTACGTTAAAACACGGATGAGAGCATctgttttgtttttctttgttttcctgAGTATGGAAACAGTCCATTAAACAGATGCGAGAGTTTCTTTTTATTTAGTGGATTATAAAAAGGTGGATAAAGATACAATTAGATCAAAAGGAGTCTTAGATCGGTATTTATGTCTTTGTATAATAGATTACAATAAAATGGTGAACACATGTTTAAACTACAAGTCACGTTTTGACTAAGCAGTCGCATGCAAGGGGACTGGCCCAAACGTGCCTTCGGAGTTTGATCTTTGGTGGATGATTTTTTTATCACATAACATACCATGATCCTCACCTATTGCGTTCAATCAATTGAACTACGACCCTTTGACTATGATTTGATTTTTTAACTTTAAATATTGAACAAAATTAGAGTTTATGATCATATTTATCATGATTAAATTTGTATATCCATGTCCATTTATTGAACAAAATTAGAGTTTATGATTACATTTATAATGATTAAATTTGTATATCCACATCAATTTATTGAATAAACTTAGAATTTATGAGTATGTTTTTAATCATTAAATTTGTATATCCATGTCAATTCATTTACTGCTATTGATATGTGGCATATTTTCATATTTTAGAAATTGGTTATTTTTCTTATGTTTATTCCAATTTTATTTATTCTCAAAGCGTGTGTGTATTTCTCTCATTATTTTTCTACACATCTATTTGTGATCTCAAGATCTAACATCTTTTATTATAGGTCTTTTTGGCAATGTGTGAGAATAACCTCACATAGCACCTATCTAACCTAAAATTTGAATTAATGTCTCTTATCCTATTCTCATAAATCTTGGGAGTTGGCTTAGTACATGCTCATGCAATTATTCATTATTTCTTGGTAAAGGTTTAAGGGAACCAAGGTCAAAcaagtggaagaagaagaagaggaagaggacacAATGCCTCTGGTCAAAAGAAAGAGATCGCGTGGGTCTCTTCGAAAGTGacatttgttgatgtgttttttatgcacttcatacatagaataaaataccaaggtatcttatcctctcttgaacaaaatctcctctTCTGCTAAACTTCGTAATCATaggaggtgactccaaggttccaaatgtcaagtCCTTACGTTTGGATaggctcaatggtttgatgtgatattgctggaatcacaaggggacttacgttgatacttgaatgcttgaatgttgctaGGACGTAGAATTttacttgatttgaaaaaaaaaaaaaaaggataagggttaaGAGAAGCtagtctaatcctaggaatgtaagagACTATGAATGACTTAGTGAAATTCTACTAGACTTTGTTTttccatgcaaagcaacaactccacaaagctagtgcaatcttctaaggtaatcTTTCAATGTTCAAATCACCGCCAACAACATATGCACCATCAATGTGATGCATATTAATGGGTGAGTAGCAATCAAAGTTGAGCATGAATAGACAGTTTAGTTGACCATGCAAAGTATTTAATAATCAATCAAATACGAGTAGTATGAACAtgtgaatttcaccattaatcatccacaatagcttccatccatctagtcaacatgaaagtaaatgagaagtagagaccatgcaaatgttGAATTAACACATaaagttcaccatatcttcaatgaaaacaaTATGCTTCTTGCAACAAAGTCTTGGTAACAATCTCCTTTTCTCCTAATCTACTCTAGTTATCTAATATCTAATGTCTATTGATCAACTATCGACT from Cryptomeria japonica chromosome 3, Sugi_1.0, whole genome shotgun sequence harbors:
- the LOC131033454 gene encoding L-type lectin-domain containing receptor kinase IX.1, whose product is MTIMSSPAADNSPAMANPNCFPFPSHFILSILITLTLIPYAPALNFNLTAFSPNSKDINYTGDAFASQNVIQLTKNQADGSLKISAGRATYQHLVRLWDSATGVTANFTTHFEFIIKTFNNRLYGEGMTFFLSRPVPDLPPNSTEGYLGLLDPATEGNSSNQIVAVEFDTFMNEWDSEWDHVGIDVNSIRSVVTSPWRGTGGLKSRRKGDAWIDYRAGRVSVFLSYDGQKNETSTIYYDMDLKTLLPEWVMVGFSASTGESTEIHNVISWEFNISDLAPPVGKRNGGSIKIGLLVLVVFVGVLGVLGLLCWVLYRKWWREDLCGEDIDVEINECLASGPRRFSYKELCAATKGFSDKLGQGGFGGVYYGLLPGTKYPVAVKRVARGSQQGKKEYISEITVISRLRHRNLVPLLGWCHERGELLLVYEHMSNGSLDRHLFDINYSAMEWGIRFKISFELASALLYLHEESDQRVVHRDVKSSNVMLDANFNAKLGDFGLARLMEHGQVDSATTVIAGTMGYLAPECIMSGKANAVSDVFSFGAVALEIACGKRPVFDEDKQRVRLVDWVWDLYGSGRLLESMDDRLNGFYKEEEAKALLFIGLWCSHPDPDIRPSMGQVIRCLRFEAPLPNLPSTFPKPMFAPLMEIVLCENAFSTNTHHTSATSVGSNSTWTRTTISSSTTSHSDKAFLHNYKSNVF